A DNA window from Trichosurus vulpecula isolate mTriVul1 chromosome 2, mTriVul1.pri, whole genome shotgun sequence contains the following coding sequences:
- the AMER2 gene encoding APC membrane recruitment protein 2, protein MTVAWLQPMTDESCLSLLVTMEMSSSSSSSSRSIEAVRERISNQASVGVCRRKEEAESGTHTADMDLHCDCAAETPAAEQPSGKINKTAFKLFKKRKSGGTMPSIFGVKNKGDGKSSSKTGMVRSKTHDGLAEVLMLESSKKEEPSSGGGSAGGGSGDQLNADTHPRATVTSVSSLANSSVAKSHSFFSLLRKNGRSENGKGEHADQNKAGSKQKKGLKGIFSSMRWHKKDKHGKEEEKEEPSEIQSSLILPGSLTASLECIKEEIPKPLCEPENPTKEIRKEPSCEFRGGEEVNASVDKAEVRNSGESLSPVLHNNKNTRGEDATGYRHEERHRESREPGTGESRTAQDAARTGCGDIIADQEDEAGASCDKNASGTGKPAPSKKNPNMVAYQGGGEEMASPDEVDDTYLQEFWDMLSQTEDQEAQEPQGVTAKAAAGAAAKEAKVAPESSKDGRSKEGARDGSLVKRSRIHRIPIELHQKEDPKHREKEQQEGIPNSDEGYWDSTTPGPEEDGTSSIRKEGIPRDSYSGDALYDLYTDPDENPVGLPSDEEVTCLSRSKPVSPVTITCPLKTPSSLIKDSKIPISIKHLASLPASHPVVHHHPTKSEIPRTKIPVSKVLVRRVSNRGLAGTTIRAAAYHEGAKKL, encoded by the exons ATGACAGTGGCCTGGCTCCAGCCCATGACTGACGAAAGCTGCTTATCCCTCTTGGTTACCATGGAGAtgagcagtagcagcagcagcagcagcaggagcataGAGGCTGTCAGGGAGAGAATCAGCAATCAGGCATCTGTGGGGGTCtgcaggaggaaggaggaggcagaatCGGGGACACACACGGCAGACATGGACTTGCATTGTGACTGTGCCGCCGAAACTCCTGCAGCAGAGCAGCCCTCTGGGAAGATTAATAAAACCGCTTTCAAATTATTTAAGAAGAGGAAATCTGGTGGCACCATGCCCAGTATATTTGGGGTAAAAAACAAAGGGGATGGGAAAAGCTCGAGTAAAACGGGGATGGTGAGAAGCAAGACTCATGACGGATTAGCCGAGGTGTTGATGCTGGAAAGCAGCAAGAAGGAGGAACCGAGCAGCGGCGGGGGCAGTGCTGGTGGTGGCAGCGGGGACCAGCTGAACGCGGATACCCACCCCAGAGCTACCGTGACCAGTGTGAGTTCTTTAGCCAACAGCTCCGTGGCCAAGTCGCACAGTTTTTTCTCGCTCTTAAGAAAGAATGGGAGATCGGAGAATGGCAAAGGAGAACATGCAGATCAAAACAAGGCTGGCAGCAAACAAAAGAAAGGGCTGAAAGGGATCTTTAGCAGTATGCGCTGGCATAAGAAGGATAAACacggaaaggaagaggaaaaggaggaaccCTCTGAAATCCAGTCGAGCCTCATTCTGCCTGGCTCGCTAACAGCCAGCTTGGAGTGTATCAAGGAGGAAATTCCCAAACCTTTGTGTGAACCCGAAAACCCCACCAAGGAAATTAGAAAAGAGCCATCCTGTGAGTTCCGGGGGGGAGAAGAGGTGAACGCATCAGTGGACAAGGCTGAAGTGAGGAATTCTGGggagtcacttagccctgtgttacataacaacaaaaacacacgGGGAGAGGATGCCACTGGGTATCGGCATGAGGAGAGGCACCGAGAGTCGCGGGAGCCCGGGACTGGGGAGAGCCGGACAGCCCAGGATGCAGCTAGAACAG GCTGTGGAGATATTATTGCGGACCAGGAGGATGAGGCAGGTGCCAGCTGCGACAAGAATGCCTCTGGGACAGGCAAGCCAGCTCCCTCCAAAAAGAACCCCAACATGGTGGCCTaccaaggaggaggggaggagatggcCAGCCCAGACGAAGTGGACGACACCTACCTCCAGGAATTTTGGGACATGTTATCCCAGACAGAGGATCAAGAAGCACAAGAGCCCCAAGGTGTCACAGCCaaggcagcagcaggagcagcagccaaGGAAGCCAAGGTAGCCCCTGAATCCTCCAAAGATGGCAGGAGTAAGGAAGGAGCTAGGGATGGCTCCTTGGTCAAACGGAGTAGGATCCACCGGATTCCCATTGAGCTGCATCAGAAGGAGGACCCAAAGCACCGGGAAAAGGAGCAGCAGGAAGGTATCCCCAACAGCGATGAGGGCTACTGGGATTCTACCACTCCTGGCCCAGAGGAAGACGGTACAAGCAGTATCCGGAAGGAAGGGATCCCCAGAGACAGCTACAGTGGGGATGCTCTGTATGATCTCTACACAGATCCAGATGAAAATCCAGTAGGTCTACCCTCTGATGAAGAAGTGACCTGCTTGTCCCGCTCAAAGCCAGTGTCTCCAGTAACCATAACTTGTCCCCTGAAAACGCCCAGCAGTTTGATCAAGGACTCTAAGATCCCCATCAGCATCAAACACCTAGCATCCCTTCCTGCCAGCCATCCTGTGGTACACCATCACCCGACCAAGAGTGAGATCCCCAGAACAAAAATCCCTGTTTCCAAAGTGCTGGTCCGGAGGGTCAGCAACAGGGGGTTAGCTGGGACCACGATCAGAGCAGCAGCCTACCATGAAGGTGCCAAAAAGTTGTAA